The following proteins are co-located in the Streptomyces bottropensis ATCC 25435 genome:
- a CDS encoding GDSL-type esterase/lipase family protein: MHTTRRLAARLTATASATCLTAVGLALVPAADASAAGAPQGGHVYALTAAHSGKNAAVLSDSLANAAAVVQKTASGGPGQLWEAVDHGDGTFSLVNINSGKCMDIQNGSTNAGAAIIQWPCTGAGNQRWTFSGSAIVSARSGLCLDVSDNSTAEDHALIQWTCRNTANQQWSLTERPRSATWGPSMVSGGQTFTQQTIRMVVHNNTSGAGLRIRLSNLRSTAALSVGAVTVAVQSSGATAVAGTTRTVTFGRSATPTIPAGQELTSDVIPMPVVAEQNLLVSVYLPGATGASTYHSDAHQTSYLSAAGTGNHAAEEAATNFTSTTARWFYVAGLDVVSPTAKGTVVAIGDSITDGASATNNANQRWPDYLARRLQAQSGGQRLGVVNAGIGGNRVVTDSPSAWQGIAAVTRFSHDVLTQPGVKNAIVLEGINDINNTTTPTPADQIIAGYQTMIDQAHQAGVRIIGGTILPHSSQTAAKAAIRAQVNDWIRTSGAFDAVIDFDAALRDPANPARLLPAYDSGDHLHPNSAGMQAIANAVDLALLTS; encoded by the coding sequence ATGCACACCACCCGAAGACTCGCCGCCAGACTCACGGCCACGGCATCCGCCACCTGTCTGACCGCTGTCGGACTCGCCCTCGTCCCGGCGGCAGACGCCTCGGCCGCGGGCGCGCCGCAGGGCGGCCACGTCTACGCGCTGACAGCGGCGCACAGCGGCAAGAACGCCGCCGTGCTGTCGGACTCCCTGGCCAACGCAGCGGCGGTCGTGCAGAAGACCGCCTCCGGCGGCCCCGGCCAGCTGTGGGAGGCGGTCGACCACGGCGACGGCACCTTCTCGCTGGTCAACATCAACAGCGGCAAGTGCATGGACATCCAGAACGGCTCCACGAACGCGGGGGCCGCGATCATCCAGTGGCCCTGCACCGGCGCCGGCAACCAGCGCTGGACCTTCAGCGGTTCGGCGATCGTCTCCGCCCGCAGCGGCCTGTGCCTGGACGTCTCCGACAACTCCACCGCGGAGGACCACGCGCTCATCCAGTGGACCTGCCGGAACACGGCCAACCAGCAGTGGAGCCTGACCGAGCGCCCGCGCTCGGCGACCTGGGGCCCGAGCATGGTCAGCGGCGGCCAGACCTTCACCCAGCAGACCATCCGGATGGTCGTCCACAACAACACCTCCGGCGCGGGGCTGCGCATCCGGCTGTCCAACCTGCGCAGCACCGCTGCGCTCTCGGTAGGTGCCGTCACCGTGGCCGTCCAGTCTAGCGGCGCCACCGCGGTCGCGGGCACCACGCGTACCGTCACCTTCGGCCGGTCGGCCACGCCGACCATCCCCGCGGGGCAGGAACTGACCAGCGACGTCATCCCGATGCCGGTCGTCGCGGAGCAGAACCTGCTGGTGAGCGTCTACCTCCCGGGCGCCACCGGTGCCTCGACCTACCACTCCGACGCCCACCAGACCTCCTACCTGTCCGCCGCGGGCACCGGCAACCACGCGGCCGAGGAGGCCGCGACGAACTTCACCAGCACCACGGCCCGCTGGTTCTACGTCGCCGGACTCGACGTCGTGTCACCCACGGCCAAGGGAACCGTCGTTGCCATCGGCGACTCCATCACCGACGGCGCCAGCGCCACCAACAACGCCAACCAGCGCTGGCCCGACTACCTCGCCCGGCGACTGCAGGCCCAGTCCGGCGGTCAGCGCCTCGGCGTGGTCAACGCGGGCATCGGCGGCAACCGCGTGGTCACCGACAGCCCGAGCGCGTGGCAGGGCATCGCGGCCGTGACCCGGTTCTCCCACGACGTCCTGACCCAGCCGGGCGTGAAGAACGCCATCGTGCTGGAGGGCATCAACGACATCAACAACACCACCACCCCCACCCCCGCCGACCAGATCATCGCCGGCTACCAGACCATGATCGACCAGGCGCACCAGGCCGGTGTCCGAATCATCGGCGGGACGATCCTGCCGCACTCCTCGCAGACCGCCGCCAAGGCCGCCATCCGTGCCCAGGTCAACGACTGGATCCGCACCAGCGGCGCCTTCGACGCGGTGATCGACTTCGACGCGGCGCTCCGGGACCCGGCCAACCCGGCGCGATTGCTCCCCGCCTACGACAGCGGCGACCATCTGCACCCCAACAGCGCCGGCATGCAGGCCATCGCCAACGCCGTGGACCTCGCGCTGCTCACCTCCTGA
- a CDS encoding alpha-L-fucosidase: protein MSSAPLSRRSLMKAAALAGGVAAFGLPQALWPATAEAYTVPSKMDWWYQARFGMFIHFGSYSYLGQGEWAFDSQQWSKANYQNQVTQNFNPTQFNAATIAELAKNAGMKYLVITAKHHEGYAMWNSDVAGFTDTTGTKLYNLRDFNGIQTDPLMNLKTECESRGIKFCLYYSILDWNHPSQTDRHESGLTTMSSQAARTAYIADMKAQLQELLDRYDPALLWFDGDWFAEPSSPTLEDWWLESDGVDLYNWLIARKPGLIVNERVKRDHGLGDYAVAEFGIPAEPMGRPWERCATMNGAWGYQAGRENSYRSVKDVVQELVTVVSRDGNLLLNIGPKGDGSVTAGTQTVLNGLASWMSTYSDSIHGTSGSPFATEPAWGRVTKKSGKLFAHVFTWPTNGQLRIPVIDNTISRVYLLNNPSVSLPYTVTDQINVTVPATAPNANASVVCVEVQGMPVRVSATVFQNVDYQGARAVLPLGSYTSSQLSAAGLAPAAASSILVPDGYQVTGYSGDNFTGTAWTFTSNTPDLGVTGNNDVIRSLKVTFRPDKYFRLNNVTNHWALDSGGNVASGSNLKQWESIDHANLQWQAIELGNGYYRLVNRTNGMVADGWGATSNGDPARQKAWDGSNTQQWRITHRGQGQYSIANRSTGLVLDGGGMVAAGAVAKQWTWQQHTNLLWTFGA, encoded by the coding sequence ATGTCCTCAGCTCCCCTCAGCAGACGCTCTCTGATGAAGGCCGCCGCCCTTGCCGGAGGAGTGGCGGCCTTCGGACTGCCGCAGGCCCTGTGGCCCGCCACCGCCGAGGCGTACACCGTCCCCTCGAAGATGGACTGGTGGTACCAGGCCCGGTTCGGGATGTTCATCCACTTCGGGTCCTACTCTTACCTCGGCCAGGGCGAGTGGGCGTTCGACAGCCAGCAGTGGAGCAAGGCGAACTACCAGAACCAGGTCACCCAGAACTTCAACCCGACCCAGTTCAACGCCGCCACCATCGCCGAGCTGGCCAAGAACGCCGGCATGAAGTACCTCGTGATCACCGCCAAGCACCACGAGGGCTACGCGATGTGGAACTCCGACGTGGCGGGCTTCACCGACACCACCGGCACCAAGCTGTACAACCTGCGCGACTTCAACGGCATCCAGACCGACCCGCTCATGAACCTCAAGACCGAGTGCGAGAGCCGCGGGATCAAGTTCTGCCTGTACTACTCGATCCTCGACTGGAACCACCCTTCCCAGACCGACCGGCACGAGAGCGGTCTTACGACGATGTCGTCGCAGGCCGCCCGCACCGCCTACATCGCCGACATGAAGGCGCAGCTTCAGGAGCTGCTGGACCGCTACGACCCGGCACTGCTGTGGTTCGACGGCGACTGGTTCGCCGAGCCCTCCAGCCCGACCCTGGAGGACTGGTGGCTGGAATCGGACGGCGTCGACCTCTACAACTGGCTGATCGCCCGCAAGCCCGGCCTCATCGTCAACGAACGGGTCAAGCGCGACCACGGGCTCGGTGACTACGCGGTCGCGGAGTTCGGGATACCCGCCGAGCCGATGGGCCGGCCGTGGGAGCGGTGCGCCACCATGAACGGCGCCTGGGGTTACCAAGCGGGGAGGGAGAACTCCTACAGATCCGTCAAGGATGTCGTCCAGGAACTCGTCACGGTGGTCTCCCGGGACGGCAACCTCCTGTTGAACATCGGCCCCAAGGGCGATGGCTCGGTCACAGCGGGAACCCAGACCGTCCTGAACGGCCTGGCCTCATGGATGTCGACGTACAGCGACAGCATTCACGGCACCAGCGGCAGCCCGTTCGCCACCGAACCCGCATGGGGGAGGGTCACCAAGAAAAGCGGCAAGCTCTTCGCCCATGTCTTCACCTGGCCCACGAACGGCCAGCTCCGGATCCCAGTGATCGACAACACGATCAGCCGCGTCTATCTGCTGAACAATCCCTCGGTCTCGCTCCCGTACACCGTCACCGACCAGATCAACGTCACCGTGCCGGCCACCGCGCCGAACGCCAACGCCTCCGTGGTGTGCGTCGAGGTCCAGGGCATGCCCGTGAGGGTTTCCGCGACGGTGTTCCAGAACGTCGACTATCAAGGCGCCCGCGCCGTCCTGCCGCTGGGCAGCTACACCTCCTCCCAGCTGTCCGCCGCCGGCCTGGCGCCCGCCGCGGCCTCTTCCATCCTGGTGCCCGACGGTTACCAGGTGACGGGCTACTCCGGCGACAACTTCACCGGCACCGCCTGGACGTTCACCTCGAACACTCCCGATCTCGGGGTGACCGGCAACAATGACGTGATCAGATCACTGAAGGTGACGTTCAGGCCCGACAAGTACTTCCGCCTGAACAATGTCACGAACCACTGGGCGCTGGACAGCGGCGGCAATGTCGCCAGCGGCTCCAACCTGAAGCAGTGGGAGTCGATAGACCACGCCAATCTCCAGTGGCAGGCAATCGAACTCGGCAACGGCTACTACAGGCTCGTCAACCGCACCAACGGCATGGTCGCCGACGGCTGGGGCGCTACCAGCAACGGCGACCCGGCCCGGCAGAAGGCCTGGGACGGCAGTAACACCCAGCAGTGGCGCATCACCCACCGCGGCCAAGGCCAGTACTCGATCGCCAACCGCAGCACGGGACTGGTCCTCGACGGTGGCGGCATGGTCGCCGCAGGCGCCGTGGCCAAGCAGTGGACGTGGCAGCAGCACACCAACCTGCTGTGGACGTTCGGGGCTTGA